A stretch of DNA from Gemella haemolysans ATCC 10379:
CGCTGACATAAATGGCGTGAATGAAATACCAATTTCTGGTAGTGCGAAATAGATAATCATAATTTGCACTAATATTGGGGTATTTCTAATTATTTCTACATATATTGCTGCTATTACATTAAGTACTTTAAAAGTACTAATTTTTGCTAAACATACTACAATTCCAAGTATTAATCCTACTAATAATGCTATAAGTGAAACCTTTAACGTTGTTACCGTAGCTTCTAAATACATCGTGTAATAATTTGGAAGAAAATCAAACATTCTATTTTATACCTCTCTTTTATTCGCTTTGTGCAGCAACTTTAGCGTATTTATCAAGCTCTTTTTCAAATGCTTTTTGATCTTGAATTTCTTTAATTACTGCATTTACTTGTTCTAATAATTCTTTGTTACTATCATTTTTTCCTTTTTTGAAAACAATTGCCATACCAGTTGCTTCTGGATCGTTATCTGCAGTAAATGAACTAATTTTAATATCAGTGTATTTGTTCATTGCAATTTTTGCAACGTCATCTGGAATTAATACTGCATCAATTTTTTTATTTTTAAGATCTTGTAATAAGCTTGGTACATCAGTTAACGCTTGGATATTTTTATCATCCATTTTTAGTTGTTCTTTAGCATAAGTTTCATATGTTGAACCTTTTTGGACACCGATTTTTTTGTTTTTAAGATCAGCTACAGATTTGATTTCTTCACTATCTTTATTTACTACAAAAATACCTTTACTTGTGTAATAAACATCTGAGAAATCAACCGCTTTTTTTCTTTCCTCTGTTGGATTTACACCAGAGATTACCATATCAACTTTATTAGCATTTAATGCTGCAATTAATGAATCGAATGCCATTTGTTGAATTTCAACTTGAACACCTAATTTTTTAGCAACTTGCTCTGCTAAGTAAATATCAGCACCAACAACTTTTTTATTACCATTTTCTGTTGTTAAAAACTCATACGGAGGATAGTCTGGAGAAACTCCTAATACTATTTTATTTTTCTCTTTAACTTCTTGTAATTTGTTTTTTGTGTTACTACTTGAGCATGCTGTTAATATGACTACTGTAATAATTGATGTAATGAATAATACTAATTTTTTCATTGTCTTGTCTCCTTTTTTCTTTATTCCATTATACAACAATAGAAAAGAACAAATTATAAATAAAAAAACTCCTTGCAGCTAGTTATCCTAGCTACAAAGAGACGAATTTTC
This window harbors:
- a CDS encoding transporter substrate-binding domain-containing protein, with protein sequence MKKLVLFITSIITVVILTACSSSNTKNKLQEVKEKNKIVLGVSPDYPPYEFLTTENGNKKVVGADIYLAEQVAKKLGVQVEIQQMAFDSLIAALNANKVDMVISGVNPTEERKKAVDFSDVYYTSKGIFVVNKDSEEIKSVADLKNKKIGVQKGSTYETYAKEQLKMDDKNIQALTDVPSLLQDLKNKKIDAVLIPDDVAKIAMNKYTDIKISSFTADNDPEATGMAIVFKKGKNDSNKELLEQVNAVIKEIQDQKAFEKELDKYAKVAAQSE